One window of the Equus asinus isolate D_3611 breed Donkey chromosome 28, EquAss-T2T_v2, whole genome shotgun sequence genome contains the following:
- the NAE1 gene encoding NEDD8-activating enzyme E1 regulatory subunit isoform X2: protein MEFLQELNNDVSGSFVEESPENLLDNDPSFFCRFTIVVATQLPESTLLRLADVLWNSQIPLLVCRTYGLVGYMRIIIKEHPVIESHPDNALEDLRLDKPFPELREHFQSYDLEHMEKKDHSHTPWIVIVAKYLAQWYSETNGRIPKTYKEKEDFRDLIRQGILKNENGAPEDEENFEEAIKNVNTALNTTQIPSSIEDIFNDDRCINITKQTPSFWILARALKEFVAKEGQGNLPVRGTIPDMIADSGKYIKLQNVYREKAKKDAAAVGNHVAKLLQSIGQAPESISEKELKLLCSNSAFLRVVRCRSLAEEYGLDTVNKDEIISSMDNPDNEIVLYLMLRAVDRFHKQHGRYPGVSNYQVEEDIGKLKSCLTGFLQEYGLSVMVKDDYVHEFCRYGAAEPHTIAAFLGGAAAQEVIKIITKQFVIFNNTYIYSGMSQTSATFQL from the exons ATGGAATTCTTACAAGAATTAAATAATGATGTCTCTGGAAGTTTTGTGGAAGAG AGTCCAGAAAACCTTCTAGACAATGATCCTTCATTTTTCTGTAGGTTTACCATTGTGGTTGCAACTCAGCTTCCTGAAAg TACATTACTACGTTTAGCAGATGTCCTGTGGAATTCCCAAATCCCTCTTTTGGTCTGTAGGACATATGGACTAGTTGGTTATATGAGGATCATTATAAAAGAACATCCAG TAATCGAATCTCATCCAGACAATGCATTAGAGGATCTACGGCTGGATAAGCCATTTCCTGAGCTGAGAGAACATTTTCAGTCTTATGATTTGGAGCATATGGAAAAAAAG gaCCATAGCCACACTCCGTGGATTGTGATCGTAGCTAAATATTTAGCACAGTGGTATAGTGAA ACAAATGGACGAATACCTAAAAcgtataaagaaaaagaagacttcaGAGATTTGATTAGACAAG GAATTCTGAAGAATGAAAATGGGGCTCCAGAAGATGAAGAGAATTTTGAAGAAGCTATTAAAAATGTGAACACAGCACTAAATACAACTCAG ATCCCAAGCAGTATTGAAGATATATTTAATGATGATCGCTGCATAAATATCACCAAACAg acTCCATCATTTTGGATTTTAGCTCGTGCTTTAAAAGAATTTGTGGCCAAAGAGGGTCAAGGAAATTTACCTGTTCGAGGCACAATTCCTGATATGATCGCAGATTCAGGCAAATATATAAAACTGCAAAATGT TTACcgtgaaaaagcaaagaaagatgcTGCTGCTGTGGGTAATCATGTTGCCAAATTGCTGCAGTCTATCGGCCAG GCACCAGAGTCCATTtcagagaaagaattaaaattactCT GCAGCAATTCTGCATTTCTTCGCGTAGTAAGATGTCGATCCTTAGCTGAAGAATATGGCTTGGATACAGTTAACAAGGATGAAATTA tttccaGCATGGACAATCCAGATAATGAGATAGTATTATACTTAATGTTACGGGCTGTTGATAGGTTTCATAAACAACATGGTAGATATCCAG GGGTATCTAACTATCAAGTTGAAGAAGATATAGGAAAGTTGAAGTCTTGTCTCACTGGCTTCCTTCAGGAATATGGATTATCTGTAATGGTGAAAGATGATTATGTCCACGAATT TTGCCGATACGGAGCTGCTGAGCCACACACCATTGCTGCGTTCTTAGGGG GAGCTGCTGCTCAAGAGGTTATCAAAATAATCACCAaacaatttgtaatttttaataatactTACATTTACAGTGGCATGTCACAAACGTCAGCAACTTTCCAGTTGTAG
- the NAE1 gene encoding NEDD8-activating enzyme E1 regulatory subunit isoform X1, producing the protein MAQPGKLLKEQKYDRQLRLWGDHGQEALESAHVCLINATATGTEILKNLVLPGIGSFTIIDGNQVSGEDAGNNFFLQRSSIGKNRAQAAMEFLQELNNDVSGSFVEESPENLLDNDPSFFCRFTIVVATQLPESTLLRLADVLWNSQIPLLVCRTYGLVGYMRIIIKEHPVIESHPDNALEDLRLDKPFPELREHFQSYDLEHMEKKDHSHTPWIVIVAKYLAQWYSETNGRIPKTYKEKEDFRDLIRQGILKNENGAPEDEENFEEAIKNVNTALNTTQIPSSIEDIFNDDRCINITKQTPSFWILARALKEFVAKEGQGNLPVRGTIPDMIADSGKYIKLQNVYREKAKKDAAAVGNHVAKLLQSIGQAPESISEKELKLLCSNSAFLRVVRCRSLAEEYGLDTVNKDEIISSMDNPDNEIVLYLMLRAVDRFHKQHGRYPGVSNYQVEEDIGKLKSCLTGFLQEYGLSVMVKDDYVHEFCRYGAAEPHTIAAFLGGAAAQEVIKIITKQFVIFNNTYIYSGMSQTSATFQL; encoded by the exons ATGGCGCAGCCGGGGAAGCTGCTGAAGGAGCAGAAGTACGACCGGCAGCTGAG GTTGTGGGGTGATCATGGGCAAGAGGCTTTAGAGTCCGCTCATGTTTGCCTAATAAATGCGACAGCAACAGGAACTGAAATTCTTAAAAACTTGGTACTACCAG GTATTGGTTCGTTTACAATTATTGATGGAAATCAGGTCAGCGGAGAAGATGCTGGAAATAa ttttttccttcaaagaagCAGTATTGGCAAG aaccgaGCTCAAGCTGCCATGGAATTCTTACAAGAATTAAATAATGATGTCTCTGGAAGTTTTGTGGAAGAG AGTCCAGAAAACCTTCTAGACAATGATCCTTCATTTTTCTGTAGGTTTACCATTGTGGTTGCAACTCAGCTTCCTGAAAg TACATTACTACGTTTAGCAGATGTCCTGTGGAATTCCCAAATCCCTCTTTTGGTCTGTAGGACATATGGACTAGTTGGTTATATGAGGATCATTATAAAAGAACATCCAG TAATCGAATCTCATCCAGACAATGCATTAGAGGATCTACGGCTGGATAAGCCATTTCCTGAGCTGAGAGAACATTTTCAGTCTTATGATTTGGAGCATATGGAAAAAAAG gaCCATAGCCACACTCCGTGGATTGTGATCGTAGCTAAATATTTAGCACAGTGGTATAGTGAA ACAAATGGACGAATACCTAAAAcgtataaagaaaaagaagacttcaGAGATTTGATTAGACAAG GAATTCTGAAGAATGAAAATGGGGCTCCAGAAGATGAAGAGAATTTTGAAGAAGCTATTAAAAATGTGAACACAGCACTAAATACAACTCAG ATCCCAAGCAGTATTGAAGATATATTTAATGATGATCGCTGCATAAATATCACCAAACAg acTCCATCATTTTGGATTTTAGCTCGTGCTTTAAAAGAATTTGTGGCCAAAGAGGGTCAAGGAAATTTACCTGTTCGAGGCACAATTCCTGATATGATCGCAGATTCAGGCAAATATATAAAACTGCAAAATGT TTACcgtgaaaaagcaaagaaagatgcTGCTGCTGTGGGTAATCATGTTGCCAAATTGCTGCAGTCTATCGGCCAG GCACCAGAGTCCATTtcagagaaagaattaaaattactCT GCAGCAATTCTGCATTTCTTCGCGTAGTAAGATGTCGATCCTTAGCTGAAGAATATGGCTTGGATACAGTTAACAAGGATGAAATTA tttccaGCATGGACAATCCAGATAATGAGATAGTATTATACTTAATGTTACGGGCTGTTGATAGGTTTCATAAACAACATGGTAGATATCCAG GGGTATCTAACTATCAAGTTGAAGAAGATATAGGAAAGTTGAAGTCTTGTCTCACTGGCTTCCTTCAGGAATATGGATTATCTGTAATGGTGAAAGATGATTATGTCCACGAATT TTGCCGATACGGAGCTGCTGAGCCACACACCATTGCTGCGTTCTTAGGGG GAGCTGCTGCTCAAGAGGTTATCAAAATAATCACCAaacaatttgtaatttttaataatactTACATTTACAGTGGCATGTCACAAACGTCAGCAACTTTCCAGTTGTAG